One window of Leptotrichia sp. oral taxon 498 genomic DNA carries:
- a CDS encoding DUF898 family protein, whose amino-acid sequence MENRSHFDGGLLSYVGWIILGSLITSCTFGICYPWALCMIYGWKINHTVIEGRRLKFNGTAVGLFGNWIKWLLLIVVTFGIYGFWVHIKLEQWKVKNTTFLD is encoded by the coding sequence TTGGAAAATAGAAGTCATTTCGATGGAGGGCTATTAAGTTATGTTGGATGGATTATTCTGGGAAGTCTAATAACATCATGTACATTTGGAATTTGTTATCCTTGGGCTTTGTGCATGATTTATGGCTGGAAAATAAACCATACTGTTATAGAAGGAAGAAGACTGAAATTCAACGGAACTGCAGTAGGATTATTTGGAAATTGGATAAAATGGTTATTGTTAATAGTAGTGACATTTGGAATATACGGTTTTTGGGTGCACATAAAACTGGAACAGTGGAAAGTAAAAAATACAACATTTTTAGATTAA
- a CDS encoding subtype B tannase: MGKKLIILSLLISAFSMATDNERGLADSSKYQKNVEVNKNEDKKPKMGAPMNKKAITEDMITNKTENGYNLNFDANKNYTIKTATVNGKTITYRAYENIVYVVKPVDIAYQTINIYIPEEYFKNKSVGKYNAKTAPIFFPNTVGGYMPGAAGVPGNGRDGKPDASLVALSNGYVVASPGARGRTLEKDGKYIGKAPAVIVDLKAAVRYLRYNDNKMPGRADRIISNGTSAGGAVSALLGATGNSKDYEPYLKEIGALKARDDIYAVSAYCPITNLENANTAYEWMFNDVKTYKKIEISMLDYNVERKYTEGTLTDNEILRSNDLKKMFPDYVNSLKLKDKNGKLLTLDKDGNGSFKNQIKQYYIDSANVALKKGTDLSEFDFLTIKNGKVVDLDYDKYIAYMGRQKTPGAFDNVDLSTGENNEFGDETTNNKHFTEYMLEHSSVNGTMADKKIIKMMNPMNYIGSSKVKYWRIRHGAVDKDTSLAIPAILAIKLENLGKKVDFASPWATPHSGDYDLDELFRWMDKVVAEGK; encoded by the coding sequence ATGGGAAAAAAATTAATTATATTAAGTTTATTAATTTCAGCTTTTTCAATGGCTACGGACAATGAAAGAGGGTTAGCAGATTCCAGTAAATATCAGAAAAATGTTGAAGTAAATAAGAATGAAGATAAAAAGCCAAAAATGGGAGCACCTATGAATAAAAAAGCAATAACCGAAGATATGATAACGAATAAAACAGAAAATGGTTACAATTTAAATTTTGATGCAAATAAAAATTATACGATAAAAACAGCAACTGTTAATGGAAAAACCATTACTTATCGTGCTTATGAAAATATAGTTTATGTTGTAAAACCAGTTGACATTGCTTATCAAACTATAAATATCTATATTCCAGAAGAATATTTTAAAAATAAATCAGTTGGAAAATATAATGCAAAAACTGCACCAATATTTTTTCCAAATACAGTTGGAGGATATATGCCTGGAGCGGCTGGAGTGCCTGGAAATGGAAGAGATGGAAAACCTGATGCTTCATTAGTTGCATTGTCAAATGGATATGTTGTGGCAAGTCCTGGAGCTAGAGGTAGAACTTTGGAAAAAGATGGGAAATATATTGGAAAGGCACCTGCTGTAATTGTAGATTTAAAGGCAGCTGTGAGATATTTACGTTATAATGATAATAAAATGCCTGGTAGAGCTGACAGAATTATTTCTAATGGGACAAGTGCTGGAGGAGCAGTTTCAGCTCTGTTAGGTGCAACTGGAAATAGTAAAGATTACGAGCCTTATTTGAAGGAAATTGGAGCATTGAAGGCTAGAGATGATATTTACGCAGTTTCAGCTTATTGTCCAATAACTAATTTAGAAAATGCAAATACAGCTTATGAATGGATGTTTAACGATGTGAAAACATATAAAAAGATAGAAATTTCAATGCTAGATTACAATGTGGAAAGAAAATACACTGAGGGTACGTTGACTGATAATGAAATTTTACGTTCAAATGATTTGAAAAAAATGTTTCCTGATTATGTGAATAGTTTAAAATTGAAGGACAAAAACGGTAAACTTTTAACGTTGGATAAAGATGGAAATGGAAGCTTTAAAAATCAAATTAAGCAGTATTATATTGATTCTGCAAATGTGGCTTTGAAAAAAGGAACTGATTTATCAGAATTTGACTTTTTAACAATAAAAAATGGAAAAGTCGTAGATTTAGATTATGATAAATATATTGCTTACATGGGTAGACAAAAAACGCCAGGAGCTTTTGATAATGTAGATTTATCGACAGGAGAAAATAATGAATTTGGAGATGAAACTACAAATAATAAGCATTTTACAGAATATATGCTGGAACATTCGTCAGTAAATGGAACAATGGCTGATAAGAAAATTATAAAAATGATGAATCCAATGAATTATATTGGAAGTTCAAAAGTGAAATATTGGAGAATAAGACACGGTGCAGTTGACAAAGATACTTCACTTGCAATACCTGCGATACTTGCCATAAAATTGGAAAATCTTGGGAAAAAAGTTGATTTTGCATCACCTTGGGCGACACCGCATTCGGGGGATTATGATCTAGATGAATTATTCAGATGGATGGATAAAGTTGTAGCTGAAGGGAAATAG
- a CDS encoding AEC family transporter, translating to MVFFTSLGSIFPVIFIIALGYVLKKRHWFHHTFSENVSKLIMNVSLPASIFVSVFKYLKLEVLENLSNRLIFTFLSVIIGYLVAYLMIKAVKMRDGRRGAFYNAVVNGNTIFIGMPLNIALFGEQSLPYYLMYYITNTISIWTLGYIFLENDPMEVDSKNRKRSGINWKKLLSPALVAFVISFIFLALKVEIPKPIFNTLDYVGEIVTPLALLYIGIVLADAGLHSIRFDKDTVLALIGRFIISSVVMIVLVKLAGHYINITRNDLNTYVIQSATPVFAALPILTNETKGDIGYATNVVTTSTILFIIVVPLLMTILKFL from the coding sequence ATGGTATTTTTTACATCGCTGGGAAGTATTTTTCCCGTTATATTCATAATCGCATTAGGTTACGTACTAAAAAAAAGACACTGGTTTCATCATACATTCAGTGAAAATGTGTCAAAATTAATTATGAATGTATCATTACCCGCTTCAATATTTGTTTCAGTATTCAAATATCTGAAATTAGAAGTATTGGAAAACTTGTCAAATAGGCTTATTTTCACATTTTTGTCAGTAATTATAGGTTATTTAGTCGCTTATTTAATGATAAAGGCGGTAAAGATGAGAGATGGTCGTCGTGGTGCGTTTTACAACGCTGTCGTAAATGGTAATACCATTTTTATTGGAATGCCATTAAATATTGCACTTTTTGGAGAGCAAAGCTTACCATATTATTTAATGTATTATATTACAAATACTATATCAATTTGGACTTTGGGATACATTTTTTTGGAAAATGATCCTATGGAAGTGGATTCAAAAAATAGAAAAAGAAGCGGAATCAACTGGAAAAAATTGTTGTCGCCCGCACTTGTAGCATTTGTAATATCATTCATATTTTTGGCATTAAAAGTGGAAATACCTAAGCCAATATTTAACACGCTTGACTATGTTGGAGAAATAGTCACTCCACTTGCACTTTTATACATCGGAATTGTATTAGCTGACGCAGGACTTCACAGCATAAGATTTGACAAAGATACAGTTTTGGCGCTAATCGGAAGATTTATAATTTCTTCAGTTGTAATGATAGTTTTAGTGAAATTGGCAGGACATTATATAAACATAACTAGAAATGATTTAAATACATATGTAATTCAGTCAGCAACACCAGTATTTGCAGCACTTCCAATATTAACAAATGAAACAAAAGGGGATATTGGATATGCCACAAATGTCGTAACAACAAGTACAATTTTATTTATAATAGTAGTACCTTTACTTATGACAATTTTAAAATTTTTATAA
- a CDS encoding glutamine synthetase III family protein — MENAMKSFGENVFRDSNLKKRVSKEVFKEFKASQLGKTELSKETAEVIANAIKDWATKRGATHYCHWFQPLTDLTAEKHDSFLEPTESEELIYKFSGSNLIKGEPDASSFPNGGLRSTFEARGYTIWDTSSYPFIRENKNGVTLYIPTAFISFTGEALDKKVPLLRTMKYISEQSLRVLRALGNTTSKHVFNTLGVEQEYFLVKKEMFEARDDLLLTGRTLFGAPAPKGQELNDHYFGKIKDKVINFMSDVDVELWKLGIPSKTRHNEVAPNQFEVAPLFSVANLASDQNQIIMETIEKTALKHDLVALLHEKPFDGVNGSGKHNNWSLGTDDGKNLFSPGKDPKTNKKFLIFVSAVIEAVDRYYPMLRYSTATATNDHRLGGHEAPPAIISIFLGDELTTILDNIANKKDAPVSEASEVNLSVDVLPTFSMDAGDRNRTSPFAFTGNKFEFRMPGSSSTPATTAAVINAAVGKVLSEYADKLEKATEKTLPKVINEIIANAYKKHHRIIFNGNGYSEEWVKEAKRRGLTNEVSANTALRKMIEPEILELVDEIGMLSEQESLARYNAYAERYVKQLSIESRTLIDIVNKNILPSALKFSNLLADHIEKNSKYGKAFIKEQEELLKDVLSNVTALRKETKSLEKEIARVSNEEDLPKQTDLAKEKLVSGLEALRVPCDNLEKVIDKDLWKFPTYTDLLFKL; from the coding sequence ATGGAAAATGCTATGAAAAGTTTTGGAGAGAATGTCTTTAGGGACAGCAACCTTAAAAAAAGAGTTTCTAAAGAAGTTTTCAAAGAATTTAAAGCATCACAGCTTGGTAAAACGGAATTATCAAAAGAAACAGCAGAAGTAATTGCAAATGCTATAAAAGACTGGGCAACTAAAAGAGGAGCAACTCACTACTGTCACTGGTTTCAGCCACTAACAGACTTGACAGCTGAAAAACACGACTCATTTTTGGAACCAACAGAAAGTGAAGAATTAATTTACAAATTTTCAGGAAGCAATTTGATAAAAGGTGAACCTGATGCTTCATCATTTCCAAATGGAGGTCTTCGTAGCACATTTGAAGCAAGAGGGTATACAATTTGGGATACAAGTTCATATCCATTCATAAGAGAAAATAAAAATGGAGTTACATTATACATTCCAACTGCATTTATTTCATTTACAGGTGAAGCTCTGGATAAGAAAGTTCCTTTGCTAAGAACAATGAAATATATAAGTGAACAATCGTTAAGAGTATTAAGAGCATTGGGAAATACAACTTCAAAACATGTATTTAACACACTTGGAGTTGAACAGGAATATTTCTTGGTTAAAAAAGAAATGTTTGAAGCAAGAGATGATTTACTTCTTACTGGAAGAACATTATTTGGAGCTCCTGCACCAAAAGGTCAGGAATTAAACGACCACTACTTTGGAAAAATTAAAGATAAAGTTATAAACTTTATGAGTGATGTCGATGTAGAACTTTGGAAATTAGGAATTCCATCAAAAACTAGACATAATGAGGTTGCACCAAACCAATTTGAAGTTGCACCGTTATTTTCAGTTGCAAACTTGGCTTCAGACCAAAACCAGATTATAATGGAAACAATTGAAAAAACTGCATTAAAACACGATTTGGTGGCATTACTTCACGAAAAACCTTTTGACGGCGTAAACGGTTCAGGAAAACATAACAACTGGTCGCTTGGAACTGATGACGGGAAAAACCTGTTTAGTCCTGGAAAAGATCCTAAAACAAATAAAAAATTTTTAATTTTTGTATCTGCTGTAATTGAAGCTGTGGATAGATATTATCCAATGTTAAGATATTCGACTGCAACTGCTACAAATGACCACAGATTAGGAGGACACGAAGCGCCTCCAGCAATTATCTCAATCTTTTTAGGCGACGAATTGACAACAATTTTAGATAATATTGCCAACAAAAAAGACGCACCTGTGTCAGAAGCTTCAGAAGTAAACTTATCAGTTGATGTGCTGCCAACATTCAGCATGGACGCAGGAGACAGAAACAGAACTTCACCTTTTGCCTTCACAGGAAATAAATTTGAATTTAGAATGCCAGGTTCAAGCTCAACTCCAGCAACAACAGCGGCAGTAATAAATGCAGCAGTTGGAAAAGTATTGTCAGAGTATGCTGATAAACTTGAAAAAGCGACAGAAAAAACTTTGCCAAAAGTAATAAACGAAATCATCGCAAATGCCTACAAAAAACACCACAGAATTATTTTCAACGGTAATGGCTACAGCGAAGAATGGGTTAAAGAAGCAAAAAGAAGAGGGCTTACAAACGAAGTTTCTGCAAACACAGCACTTAGAAAAATGATTGAGCCAGAAATTTTGGAATTAGTAGATGAAATTGGAATGTTGTCAGAACAAGAATCATTAGCAAGATATAACGCTTATGCTGAAAGATATGTAAAACAGCTTAGCATTGAATCAAGAACATTAATTGACATTGTAAACAAAAATATTTTGCCATCAGCGCTAAAATTTTCAAATTTATTGGCAGACCACATTGAAAAAAATTCAAAATATGGAAAAGCCTTTATAAAAGAGCAGGAAGAATTGTTAAAAGATGTTTTATCAAATGTAACAGCATTAAGAAAAGAAACAAAATCACTTGAAAAAGAAATTGCAAGAGTTTCAAACGAGGAAGATCTTCCTAAACAAACTGATTTAGCAAAAGAAAAATTAGTATCAGGACTTGAAGCATTGAGAGTTCCTTGTGATAATTTGGAAAAAGTTATTGATAAAGACTTATGGAAATTCCCAACATATACTGATTTATTATTTAAATTATAA
- the gltB gene encoding glutamate synthase large subunit, whose protein sequence is MDNNIQNVKLKKYELSRNSLYEPYFEKDNCGMGFIANIDNKKTNQIVKDGIRILDGLEHRGAEGYDSDTGDGAGLLFEVPHEFFAGIIPNLPEFGDYGVGNIFFPTVKEEFEKIKAIIEETVKNSKDEILTWREVSIKKDAVGVQAQSTMPFVWQLFIKRVNSSKEDFEKNLYILRKKIENAVKKANCDTEDKFYITKLSSKSIVYKGLVKPDQIENFYIDLQSDKLVSSYCLVHQRFSTNTFPAWKLAHPFRFLAHNGEINTVKGNVNWMKAREIALSSPNYEDIKELFPVNDEEWSDSANLDAIIELLVFSGKTLMEAISILVPAAWEKDHTKSEDLKAFYDYYSGLMEAWDGPAAMIMTDSRYLVAKLDRNGLRPLRYILTDDNQMLVGSEVGTLPIKPENIVQSGRVKPGKVFVIDLEEKKLYNDDEVNEKVLNGTDFKKLIKDKKNVNDLMKETNFDYNRNSDLDDIYNKLKLFSYSREDLHILISRMAITGQEPLGSMGNDAALAIFSEKPKLLYSYFKQLFAQVTNPPIDPIRENFVMSLRTQLYRKANILEKDSEAGKTLVLDSPIMDNKTMEFLKNYERDDKKPAILDITFKPTENLEERLDKIFKLAEDAIDSGAKSIILSDRNTDTENAAIPALLAVAGLHHYLIRNKKRNEIDILVETGEAREIMHFALLIGYGATAINPYLALDSIEYMVKNKLYLNADESEIKDLQYNYLKAQKKSILKTMSKMGISTVDSYRGAQIFEAVGLSTELVKKYFTGTVSRIEGLTIKTLEDEVLNNFDDAIDSINLGAETLYVDGEYSWMKEGTNRILTPDAISKVQDAANRDDYNTYKEFAKIVNDQSQHLLTIRGMLKFHSDRKPVSIDKVEPVEAIMKRFVTGAMSFGSISKEAHEAIARALNTIGGRSNCGEGGENPERFLDNRRSATKQIASGRFGVTTDYLVNADELQIKMAQGAKPGEGGQLPGFKVNKEIGATRHTTPGISLISPPPHHDIYSIEDLAQLIFDLKNVNEKARISVKLVSEAGVGVVASGVAKAKSEMILISGHDGGTGASPLSSIKHAGLPWELGLSEAHQILKEHKLRSRVTLQVDGKLKTGRDLVIGAILGAEEFGFATMPLVILGCIMMRKCHTNMCPVGVATQSEELRKKFTGQYENIIRYFRFISQETREIMAELGVTKLDELIGKADEFLEVSKTSKLEKVKNVDLGKILYTNKNSDSPNVKTQNQDFKMENIIDRKLIKLASTTFESDKNNVAKTVINEKIENFDRSFGAMLSGEVARTFGGYTLEDDTITLNLEGIGGQSFGVFGAKGITYNLTGQSNDYIGKGLFGAKIIIKKPEVSKYEADENIIGGNAILYGAIRGEAYLNGVVGERFCVRNSGAVAVVEGVGDHGCEYMTGGRAIVLGETGKNFAAGMSGGIAYVYDKNNTFEKNLNKEMVDFDELNEVYENEIKTYVEKHFNYTGSAVAKEILNNWEAEKQNFKVVIAPEFKEIFERGEA, encoded by the coding sequence TTGGATAACAACATTCAAAATGTAAAACTAAAAAAATACGAGCTTTCAAGAAATTCACTTTATGAGCCGTATTTTGAAAAAGACAACTGCGGTATGGGATTTATCGCAAACATTGACAACAAGAAAACTAATCAAATCGTAAAAGACGGAATAAGAATTTTAGATGGATTAGAACATCGTGGAGCGGAAGGATATGACTCAGATACTGGAGATGGAGCTGGGCTTTTGTTTGAAGTGCCGCACGAATTTTTTGCAGGAATTATTCCAAATCTTCCAGAATTTGGAGATTATGGGGTTGGAAACATATTTTTCCCAACTGTAAAAGAAGAATTTGAAAAAATAAAGGCAATTATCGAAGAAACTGTGAAAAACTCAAAAGATGAAATCCTAACTTGGAGAGAAGTTTCTATAAAAAAAGATGCCGTTGGAGTTCAAGCACAATCTACAATGCCATTTGTCTGGCAGCTTTTCATAAAAAGAGTAAATTCATCAAAAGAAGATTTTGAAAAAAATCTTTATATTTTGAGAAAAAAAATTGAAAATGCTGTAAAAAAAGCAAATTGCGACACTGAAGATAAATTTTACATAACAAAATTATCTTCAAAATCAATAGTTTATAAAGGTCTAGTAAAACCTGACCAAATTGAGAACTTCTATATTGACTTGCAATCAGACAAGCTTGTAAGTTCTTATTGCCTAGTTCACCAAAGATTTAGTACAAACACTTTCCCGGCGTGGAAACTTGCACATCCGTTCAGATTTTTGGCACACAATGGAGAAATTAATACGGTAAAAGGGAATGTGAACTGGATGAAAGCCAGAGAAATTGCACTATCTTCGCCTAACTATGAAGATATAAAAGAATTATTTCCTGTAAATGATGAAGAGTGGTCGGATTCAGCTAATCTTGATGCCATTATTGAACTTCTTGTATTTTCTGGAAAAACTTTGATGGAAGCAATTTCAATTTTAGTTCCTGCGGCTTGGGAAAAGGATCATACGAAATCTGAAGATTTGAAGGCATTTTATGACTATTATTCAGGATTAATGGAAGCTTGGGACGGACCTGCGGCCATGATTATGACTGATTCCAGATATTTAGTTGCAAAACTTGATAGAAATGGACTTAGACCGCTTAGATATATTTTGACTGATGATAATCAGATGCTTGTCGGTTCTGAAGTTGGAACTTTGCCAATTAAACCTGAAAATATTGTCCAAAGTGGAAGAGTTAAACCTGGAAAAGTTTTTGTAATTGATCTGGAAGAAAAAAAATTGTATAACGATGACGAAGTTAATGAAAAAGTTTTAAATGGAACAGATTTCAAAAAATTGATTAAAGATAAGAAAAACGTAAATGACTTGATGAAGGAAACTAATTTTGATTATAACAGAAATAGCGATTTAGATGACATTTACAACAAATTAAAATTATTTAGCTATTCAAGGGAAGATTTGCACATCTTGATTTCAAGAATGGCTATAACCGGGCAAGAACCGCTTGGTTCAATGGGAAATGACGCAGCACTTGCTATTTTTTCTGAAAAGCCAAAATTGCTTTACAGCTACTTTAAACAATTGTTTGCACAAGTAACAAATCCTCCAATTGACCCAATTAGAGAAAATTTTGTTATGTCGCTTAGAACTCAGCTTTACAGAAAAGCAAATATTCTAGAAAAAGATTCTGAAGCTGGGAAAACTTTAGTTTTGGATTCACCAATTATGGACAACAAGACTATGGAATTTTTGAAAAATTATGAAAGAGATGATAAAAAACCTGCTATTTTAGATATAACTTTCAAGCCAACTGAAAACTTGGAAGAAAGACTGGATAAAATATTTAAGCTTGCTGAAGATGCGATTGACAGTGGTGCAAAATCAATTATTTTATCTGACAGAAATACTGATACTGAAAATGCGGCAATTCCAGCTTTACTTGCTGTTGCTGGACTTCATCACTATTTAATTAGAAACAAAAAACGAAATGAAATTGATATTTTGGTAGAAACTGGAGAAGCTAGGGAAATTATGCATTTTGCATTGCTGATCGGATACGGTGCAACTGCGATTAATCCTTACTTGGCACTTGATTCAATTGAATATATGGTAAAAAATAAACTTTACTTGAATGCCGATGAATCTGAAATAAAAGATTTGCAATACAACTATTTGAAAGCTCAGAAAAAATCAATCTTGAAAACTATGTCAAAAATGGGAATTTCAACTGTTGACAGTTACAGAGGAGCACAAATTTTTGAAGCTGTTGGATTATCAACTGAATTAGTTAAAAAATATTTCACAGGAACTGTTTCAAGAATCGAAGGGCTTACAATTAAAACATTGGAAGATGAAGTGCTAAATAACTTTGATGATGCAATTGACTCGATTAACCTTGGTGCTGAAACACTTTATGTGGATGGAGAATATTCTTGGATGAAGGAAGGAACAAATAGAATCTTGACTCCTGATGCGATTTCAAAAGTTCAAGATGCCGCAAATAGAGATGATTACAACACTTATAAGGAATTTGCAAAAATTGTAAACGACCAAAGTCAGCATTTGCTTACAATAAGAGGGATGTTAAAATTCCATTCTGACAGAAAACCTGTTTCAATTGACAAAGTTGAGCCAGTTGAAGCAATTATGAAACGATTTGTTACTGGAGCAATGTCATTTGGATCAATCTCAAAAGAAGCTCACGAAGCGATTGCAAGAGCATTAAATACAATTGGTGGTCGTTCTAACTGCGGAGAAGGTGGAGAAAATCCTGAAAGATTTTTAGATAACAGAAGAAGTGCTACAAAACAAATTGCATCTGGAAGATTTGGAGTTACAACTGATTACTTGGTAAATGCCGATGAATTACAAATTAAGATGGCTCAAGGGGCAAAACCTGGAGAAGGTGGACAATTACCTGGATTTAAAGTTAATAAGGAAATTGGAGCTACTCGTCATACAACGCCTGGAATTAGCTTAATTTCTCCACCACCACACCACGATATTTACTCAATCGAAGATTTGGCACAACTAATTTTTGATTTGAAAAATGTAAATGAAAAAGCTAGAATTAGTGTTAAATTGGTGTCTGAAGCTGGAGTTGGAGTCGTTGCCTCTGGAGTTGCTAAGGCAAAATCTGAAATGATATTAATTTCTGGACATGACGGAGGAACTGGAGCGTCTCCTCTATCTTCAATTAAACATGCTGGGTTACCTTGGGAATTAGGACTTTCTGAAGCTCACCAAATTTTAAAGGAACACAAATTGAGAAGCAGAGTTACTCTTCAAGTTGATGGGAAATTAAAAACTGGTAGAGATTTAGTAATTGGAGCGATTTTAGGAGCTGAAGAGTTTGGATTTGCAACAATGCCGCTTGTAATTTTAGGATGTATTATGATGAGAAAATGTCATACAAATATGTGTCCAGTTGGAGTTGCAACTCAGTCTGAAGAACTTCGTAAGAAATTTACCGGACAATATGAAAATATCATCAGATACTTTAGATTTATTTCACAGGAAACAAGAGAAATTATGGCTGAACTTGGAGTTACAAAACTTGATGAATTAATTGGAAAAGCTGATGAATTCTTGGAAGTTTCTAAAACTTCAAAATTAGAAAAAGTTAAAAATGTAGACTTAGGAAAAATTCTTTACACTAACAAGAATAGCGACAGTCCAAATGTAAAAACTCAAAATCAAGACTTTAAAATGGAAAATATAATTGACAGAAAATTAATTAAACTTGCAAGTACAACTTTTGAAAGTGATAAAAATAATGTTGCAAAAACTGTAATTAATGAAAAAATTGAAAACTTTGACAGAAGTTTTGGAGCTATGTTAAGTGGAGAAGTAGCTAGAACATTTGGTGGATACACTCTTGAAGATGACACAATTACGTTAAACTTAGAAGGAATTGGTGGACAAAGTTTTGGGGTGTTTGGAGCAAAAGGTATAACTTATAACTTGACTGGACAATCAAACGATTACATCGGAAAAGGACTGTTTGGAGCAAAAATTATTATTAAAAAACCTGAAGTTTCTAAATACGAAGCAGATGAAAATATAATTGGAGGAAATGCCATTTTATACGGTGCAATCAGAGGAGAAGCTTATTTAAACGGAGTCGTTGGAGAAAGATTCTGTGTTAGAAACTCTGGTGCGGTTGCTGTTGTAGAAGGTGTTGGAGATCACGGCTGTGAATACATGACTGGAGGTCGTGCTATTGTTTTAGGAGAAACTGGGAAAAACTTTGCCGCTGGTATGAGTGGTGGAATTGCTTATGTTTATGATAAAAACAACACTTTTGAGAAAAATTTGAATAAAGAAATGGTCGATTTTGACGAACTTAACGAAGTTTATGAAAATGAAATAAAAACTTATGTGGAAAAACACTTTAATTATACAGGAAGTGCCGTTGCAAAGGAAATTTTAAACAATTGGGAAGCTGAAAAACAAAACTTTAAAGTTGTTATTGCACCTGAATTTAAAGAAATATTTGAGAGAGGTGAGGCTTAA
- a CDS encoding glutamate synthase subunit beta, which translates to MGKLDGFLEIHREEKKIREISDRIKDFNEIDIPLNDEYIETQAARCMDCGVPFCHWACPVDNHCPEWQDLVYNGEWKKALDLLLSTNPFPEFTGRICPALCEGSCTLGKNDKPVTTKNIELAIIEKGWKNGWVKPKTPKKRFDKKIAVIGSGPSGLAAAQTLNRFGYNVTVYEKSERAGGLLALGIPDFKLDKKIIDRRVKLMEEEGVKFIYNTEAGEDISNEELEKEFDIILMSCGSKQARDLNIKGREAKGVYLAMDFLTQQNRKVNNIPLYNEEIDVKGKNVLVIGGGDTGSDCVGTSVRQGAASVKQIEILNKPSETRTSKNPWPQFPMYLKTSTSHKEATEVYGNDPREWNVTTKEFVKDENGNLCGVKIAKVESFVNEDRRLGFREVEGSEEIMKVDFVFLAIGFLHPYFEGLLENSKVELDGRGNVSANVIDFKTSAPKYFAAGDVRRGQSLVVWAISEGRNAAKAIHEYLRKNK; encoded by the coding sequence ATGGGAAAACTAGATGGATTTTTAGAAATACATAGAGAAGAGAAAAAAATTAGGGAGATTTCTGACAGAATTAAAGATTTTAATGAAATTGACATCCCTTTAAATGATGAATACATAGAAACACAGGCGGCTAGATGTATGGACTGCGGAGTTCCTTTTTGCCATTGGGCCTGTCCAGTTGACAACCACTGTCCTGAATGGCAGGATTTAGTCTATAACGGCGAATGGAAAAAGGCTTTGGACTTACTTTTGTCAACAAATCCATTTCCTGAATTTACTGGGCGAATTTGTCCAGCACTTTGTGAAGGAAGCTGTACTTTAGGAAAAAATGACAAGCCTGTAACTACTAAAAATATTGAACTTGCCATTATTGAAAAAGGTTGGAAAAACGGATGGGTAAAACCAAAAACTCCTAAAAAAAGATTTGACAAAAAAATCGCAGTAATTGGAAGTGGACCATCTGGACTTGCTGCTGCTCAAACTTTAAACAGATTTGGGTATAATGTGACAGTTTACGAAAAAAGTGAAAGAGCTGGAGGATTACTTGCACTTGGAATTCCTGATTTTAAGCTTGACAAGAAAATAATTGACAGAAGAGTAAAACTTATGGAAGAAGAAGGCGTTAAATTTATTTACAATACTGAAGCTGGAGAAGATATTTCCAACGAAGAACTGGAAAAGGAGTTTGATATAATTCTTATGTCTTGCGGATCAAAACAAGCTAGAGATTTGAATATCAAAGGAAGAGAAGCAAAAGGCGTTTATCTTGCAATGGACTTTTTGACTCAGCAAAACAGAAAAGTAAACAATATTCCTTTGTACAACGAAGAAATTGACGTAAAAGGTAAAAATGTGCTTGTAATTGGTGGTGGAGATACTGGTTCTGACTGTGTTGGAACTTCTGTAAGACAAGGTGCTGCCAGTGTAAAACAAATTGAAATTTTAAATAAGCCATCTGAAACTCGTACATCAAAAAACCCTTGGCCACAATTTCCAATGTATCTAAAAACTTCGACTTCTCACAAGGAAGCGACAGAAGTTTACGGAAATGACCCAAGGGAATGGAATGTTACAACAAAAGAATTTGTAAAAGATGAAAACGGAAATCTTTGTGGAGTAAAAATTGCGAAAGTTGAAAGTTTTGTAAATGAAGATAGAAGACTTGGATTTAGGGAAGTTGAGGGCTCTGAAGAAATAATGAAAGTTGACTTTGTCTTTTTAGCAATCGGATTTTTACATCCATACTTTGAAGGACTTTTAGAAAACTCAAAAGTTGAATTGGATGGGCGTGGAAATGTTAGTGCAAACGTCATCGACTTTAAAACTTCTGCTCCAAAATATTTTGCCGCAGGAGATGTGAGACGAGGGCAATCACTTGTTGTCTGGGCAATTAGTGAAGGTAGAAATGCTGCGAAGGCTATTCATGAATATTTGAGAAAAAATAAATAA